A section of the Veillonella criceti genome encodes:
- a CDS encoding DUF2157 domain-containing protein: MNKQRIVWLHEQLPTWEEKGWISKEHAAQMRVFYGTIETKNGPSWRRLLVLLLGLLLISLGLFLLFAGYWYSFSPAGRMDWCIALLLVAVVALGLGVWKTPRSSLYAECVGLFYALALILSTWLMADTYYTGEGMGFYALICMVLLLPVVYLLGSNFTMIVYLLIALCWSVSAHDVTIWGEPIWLWLLLAAGSPFFAEQLRKRTQSYLSVLWLSWVYVGAIFGAIFFTINSYQLSLGLFFVAALSAATYALGSLSREQGIWSLPFRGVGVLGLMYVVVYGTFLRTWQEEAVANVGWLSIVLAILALALVVGGLHALWQKRQGPELLITLCPLVVGILMGLAHGGVAPLTVSIIFNLYVICLAIVLLWQGTMAKRVALVNGCIFTFLAIIGARFFDPAFTFVERGFTFIIVGAAIFVVNLFYMWRKQAQQGRINSSVANASRRMRRKKASEIMVEEAADTKTETTSLADKTAETTVTANEVGESVSTSSIPSSEIKLNDPNRLVRKEDSSDAK, encoded by the coding sequence ATGAATAAACAACGCATTGTTTGGCTTCATGAACAATTACCTACATGGGAAGAAAAAGGATGGATTAGTAAAGAACATGCCGCCCAGATGCGTGTTTTTTATGGTACCATTGAAACGAAGAACGGCCCTTCTTGGCGCCGATTATTGGTATTACTTTTAGGGTTGCTGTTAATTAGTTTAGGTTTATTTTTATTGTTTGCTGGTTATTGGTATAGTTTTTCACCAGCAGGCCGTATGGATTGGTGTATTGCGCTTTTATTAGTGGCTGTTGTTGCTCTGGGGCTTGGCGTGTGGAAAACACCACGAAGTAGTTTATATGCTGAATGTGTAGGCTTATTTTATGCCTTAGCGCTGATTCTATCTACGTGGCTTATGGCTGATACCTATTATACGGGTGAAGGCATGGGCTTTTATGCACTCATTTGCATGGTTTTATTGTTGCCCGTTGTCTATTTACTCGGCTCTAATTTTACTATGATAGTTTATTTGTTGATTGCCCTTTGTTGGAGTGTATCGGCTCATGATGTGACTATTTGGGGCGAGCCTATTTGGTTATGGCTCTTATTAGCCGCTGGCAGTCCTTTCTTTGCCGAGCAATTACGTAAACGGACACAGTCTTACTTGTCTGTGTTATGGTTATCTTGGGTGTATGTAGGGGCTATTTTTGGCGCTATTTTCTTTACAATTAATTCATATCAATTATCATTAGGTTTATTCTTTGTTGCTGCTTTATCGGCCGCTACCTATGCACTGGGGAGTTTATCACGAGAACAAGGTATTTGGTCGTTGCCGTTCCGTGGTGTTGGTGTATTGGGGCTCATGTATGTAGTGGTATATGGTACTTTTTTGCGCACCTGGCAAGAAGAAGCTGTAGCTAATGTAGGCTGGTTGAGTATTGTGTTAGCTATATTAGCTTTGGCACTCGTGGTAGGTGGCCTACATGCTTTATGGCAGAAACGGCAGGGGCCTGAATTATTGATTACGTTATGTCCCCTTGTAGTGGGGATACTTATGGGCCTGGCTCATGGCGGTGTTGCACCATTAACAGTGTCTATTATTTTTAATCTTTATGTGATTTGTTTAGCAATTGTCCTATTGTGGCAGGGCACCATGGCTAAGCGTGTTGCCTTGGTGAATGGTTGTATTTTTACTTTCTTAGCTATCATTGGGGCCCGCTTCTTTGATCCTGCATTTACCTTTGTAGAACGAGGCTTTACCTTTATTATTGTGGGGGCGGCTATATTTGTAGTCAATCTCTTCTATATGTGGCGTAAACAAGCACAGCAGGGACGGATTAACTCGTCGGTGGCAAATGCTTCACGACGTATGCGTCGTAAGAAGGCTAGTGAAATCATGGTTGAGGAGGCAGCTGATACTAAAACGGAGACTACGTCATTGGCAGATAAGACGGCTGAAACCACCGTGACGGCTAATGAAGTGGGTGAAAGTGTGAGTACTTCTTCTATCCCTTCCAGTGAAATAAAACTAAATGATCCTAACCGTTTAGTACGAAAGGAGGACTCATCAGATGCTAAATAA
- a CDS encoding universal stress protein — MKVEYKTIVVPADGSENSKRALQHAISICERNEAQLIIVHVANIVSAISNFDQTPISGGYVSEQIAEDMEETGKKILEEVAKDVPADIAVKNVFEVGSPGPAVLAVAKKFNADLIVMGSRGLGPLKGLFMGSVSSYVTSHSTCPVLVVK; from the coding sequence ATGAAAGTAGAATACAAAACAATTGTAGTACCAGCTGATGGTTCTGAAAACTCGAAACGTGCATTACAACATGCGATTTCTATTTGCGAACGCAATGAAGCTCAGCTTATCATTGTACATGTAGCTAATATTGTTTCTGCTATCTCTAATTTTGACCAAACCCCAATTAGTGGTGGCTATGTGTCCGAACAAATTGCAGAAGATATGGAAGAAACAGGTAAGAAAATCCTTGAAGAAGTGGCTAAAGATGTACCTGCTGATATTGCTGTGAAAAATGTATTTGAAGTCGGTTCACCTGGCCCAGCTGTTTTGGCCGTTGCCAAAAAATTTAATGCTGATTTAATTGTTATGGGTAGCCGTGGCTTAGGACCTTTGAAAGGCTTATTCATGGGCAGTGTAAGTAGTTATGTAACGAGTCATTCTACTTGTCCAGTGCTCGTTGTAAAATAA
- a CDS encoding amino acid ABC transporter ATP-binding protein — MSFIEMKQIEKSFEGLPVLKNVSLSMAKGEVVAIIGPSGSGKSTFLRCLGQLEMIDRGTIVVDGTPLVQTTGEGPAVYSDKKTQQQLLLQMGMVFQQFNLFPHMTVWDNILIAPQMVKGMKSSEIAPVAEQLLKKVGLWEKRDVYPAKLSGGQKQRVAIARALAMNPSIMLFDEPTSALDPELTGEVLRTIQQLAEEHMTMIIVTHEMAFARQVADRIIFMADGIIQEEGEPEAIFANPKSPRTKAFLDSML; from the coding sequence ATGAGCTTTATTGAAATGAAACAGATAGAAAAAAGCTTTGAGGGCTTACCTGTTCTGAAAAATGTAAGTTTATCTATGGCAAAAGGCGAGGTTGTGGCGATTATTGGCCCCTCTGGATCAGGAAAATCTACTTTTTTACGTTGTTTAGGTCAGCTAGAAATGATAGACCGTGGTACAATAGTAGTAGATGGTACACCTTTGGTACAAACGACAGGGGAAGGTCCTGCTGTATATAGTGATAAAAAAACACAGCAACAGCTATTGTTACAAATGGGGATGGTATTTCAGCAATTTAATCTATTTCCACATATGACTGTATGGGATAATATTTTAATCGCGCCTCAAATGGTAAAAGGCATGAAGAGTTCTGAAATAGCACCTGTAGCGGAACAATTGCTTAAAAAAGTGGGTTTATGGGAAAAACGAGATGTATATCCAGCTAAGTTATCTGGTGGACAAAAACAGCGAGTAGCGATTGCCCGTGCATTGGCGATGAATCCAAGTATTATGCTGTTTGATGAACCTACATCGGCTCTTGATCCTGAATTGACAGGTGAAGTGCTTCGGACCATTCAACAATTAGCTGAAGAGCATATGACCATGATTATCGTAACGCATGAAATGGCCTTTGCGCGACAAGTGGCTGATCGTATTATTTTTATGGCCGATGGAATTATCCAAGAAGAGGGTGAACCAGAAGCTATTTTCGCCAACCCTAAGTCGCCACGTACCAAAGCATTTTTAGATTCTATGCTATAA
- a CDS encoding amino acid ABC transporter permease, giving the protein MDYLLKITPVIANGLGVTISLFVVVLVLSLPGGILAALLRLSPIGIVRKIMAFYVYVMRGTPLMLQILFIYYGLPFIPYVGVQLDDTTAAVISFVLNYAAYLCEIFRGGIQSIPKGQYEGAKVLGFTYIQTMRKIILPQVIKRVLPPLSNETINLLKDTSLVYILAMNDVLRITRGIVQRDFDTSAFIVAGVFYLIMTFILTNIFNYLEKRYAVYDE; this is encoded by the coding sequence ATGGACTATTTATTAAAGATTACGCCAGTTATTGCTAATGGATTAGGCGTAACGATTTCATTATTCGTAGTTGTTTTAGTATTATCCCTGCCTGGCGGTATTTTGGCAGCTCTATTACGTTTATCACCGATTGGAATTGTACGTAAAATTATGGCTTTTTATGTATATGTAATGCGTGGGACCCCTCTTATGTTACAGATCTTATTTATTTATTATGGGCTACCATTCATTCCCTATGTGGGTGTGCAATTAGATGATACGACAGCAGCGGTTATTTCTTTTGTTCTTAATTATGCAGCTTATTTATGTGAAATTTTCCGTGGCGGTATTCAATCGATTCCTAAAGGGCAATATGAAGGGGCTAAAGTTTTAGGCTTTACCTATATACAAACTATGCGTAAAATTATTTTGCCACAAGTTATTAAGCGTGTATTGCCACCACTATCTAATGAAACTATTAATTTATTAAAAGACACGTCCTTAGTGTATATTTTAGCGATGAATGATGTACTTCGTATTACTCGTGGTATTGTACAACGTGATTTTGATACATCGGCTTTTATTGTTGCTGGTGTGTTTTATCTAATCATGACTTTTATATTAACTAACATTTTTAATTATTTAGAAAAGCGTTATGCTGTGTATGATGAATAG
- a CDS encoding amino acid ABC transporter substrate-binding protein, translated as MNIKKLAALGMTMLAMVVFTAGCGSDTSSNGANELPKKMVIGLDDNFPPMGFRDDKGEIVGFDIDLAKEAAKRAGMDVEFKAIDWDSKEAELKSKRIDALWNGVTVTPDREKNILFSTPYIQDKQIIVVRNDSDIQGKEDLKGKIVGTQQGSNVEPILEKDAQERGIKEVKKYGDFVNAFMDLELGRIDALVVDGIVGQYTMTQKPGTFRVANGDYGADKMAVGFRLEDKALQAKMNEVLKDMMNDGTAEKIADKWFGNGNLLNKDGFK; from the coding sequence ATGAATATTAAAAAATTAGCCGCTTTAGGTATGACAATGTTGGCCATGGTAGTGTTTACGGCGGGGTGTGGTTCTGATACAAGTAGTAATGGTGCAAATGAACTCCCTAAAAAAATGGTCATTGGTTTAGACGATAATTTCCCACCTATGGGCTTCCGTGATGATAAAGGTGAGATTGTGGGTTTTGATATTGATTTAGCTAAAGAAGCGGCTAAACGGGCTGGTATGGACGTTGAATTTAAAGCGATTGATTGGGACAGTAAAGAAGCTGAACTTAAGAGTAAACGAATTGATGCTTTATGGAATGGTGTGACAGTTACACCAGATCGTGAAAAGAATATTTTATTTTCTACGCCATATATTCAAGATAAACAAATCATTGTAGTACGTAATGATTCGGATATTCAAGGTAAAGAGGATTTAAAAGGTAAAATCGTAGGTACCCAACAGGGGAGTAATGTAGAGCCAATTTTAGAAAAAGATGCACAAGAACGGGGTATCAAAGAAGTTAAGAAATATGGTGATTTCGTTAATGCATTTATGGACTTAGAATTAGGCCGGATTGACGCTTTAGTCGTTGATGGCATTGTAGGACAATACACAATGACCCAGAAACCAGGTACATTCCGTGTAGCTAATGGCGATTATGGTGCTGACAAAATGGCGGTAGGCTTCCGTTTAGAGGATAAAGCATTACAAGCTAAAATGAATGAAGTCCTTAAAGACATGATGAACGATGGTACGGCTGAGAAAATTGCTGATAAATGGTTTGGCAATGGTAATTTGTTAAATAAAGATGGTTTTAAATAA
- the trpS gene encoding tryptophan--tRNA ligase, whose translation MAVIFSGIQPSGELTLGNYLGALRNFLDYQDSDECYYCIVNQHAITVPQDPKELFTNTRRLAALYLAVGLDPKKVTLFVQSEVPEHARLGWVMTTISYVGELERMTQYKDKSQKRGDSIPAGLLTYPPLMAADILLYQTNYVPVGEDQKQHMELTRDLAQRFNRVYGEVFTIPEIKMGVGGARVMSLQEPTKKMSKSDDNQMATIRLLDDEATIVKKIKRAQTDSDNSVHFDKENKPGISNLMGIYAAITKESYDTIEQRYAGQGYGTFKKDVAELLVDTLKPIHERYNELIDSPELDRILDEGALKARETASKTYREVELAMGLHRK comes from the coding sequence ATGGCAGTTATTTTTTCAGGGATTCAACCAAGTGGTGAATTAACTTTAGGTAATTATTTAGGGGCACTGCGCAATTTTTTAGATTATCAAGATAGTGATGAATGTTATTATTGTATCGTTAATCAACATGCGATTACGGTGCCACAAGATCCTAAAGAATTATTTACGAATACGCGTCGTTTAGCCGCTTTATATTTAGCGGTAGGCTTAGATCCTAAGAAAGTGACTTTATTTGTACAATCTGAAGTACCTGAACATGCTCGTTTAGGTTGGGTTATGACTACAATTAGCTATGTAGGCGAATTAGAACGGATGACGCAATATAAAGATAAATCTCAAAAACGTGGTGATTCCATCCCGGCTGGTTTATTGACATATCCTCCTTTGATGGCGGCTGATATATTGCTATATCAAACTAATTATGTGCCAGTAGGGGAAGACCAAAAACAGCATATGGAATTAACCCGTGATTTAGCGCAACGCTTTAATCGTGTATATGGTGAAGTATTTACTATACCTGAAATTAAAATGGGTGTTGGTGGTGCTCGTGTTATGAGCTTACAAGAGCCAACGAAGAAAATGAGTAAATCCGATGATAATCAGATGGCCACCATCCGTTTACTTGATGATGAGGCGACGATTGTTAAAAAGATTAAACGGGCGCAGACTGACTCTGATAATTCCGTTCATTTTGACAAAGAAAATAAACCAGGCATCTCTAATTTAATGGGAATTTATGCGGCGATTACGAAGGAATCCTATGATACAATTGAACAGCGCTATGCTGGGCAAGGTTATGGCACCTTTAAAAAAGATGTAGCTGAATTATTAGTAGATACGTTAAAACCAATTCATGAACGTTATAATGAATTAATTGATAGTCCAGAACTGGATCGTATTTTGGATGAAGGCGCATTAAAAGCTCGTGAAACAGCAAGTAAGACATATCGTGAAGTAGAATTAGCTATGGGGCTTCATCGTAAATAA
- the glmS gene encoding glutamine--fructose-6-phosphate transaminase (isomerizing), with translation MCGIVGYIGFEDASTFMLDGLSKLEYRGYDSAGIAVLGPDNVIKVQKKVGRLANLEGVVKADPNPGFMGIGHTRWATHGRPSDMNAHPHTDAKGLFAVVHNGIVENYLPIKEELLKKGYEFKSETDTEVVAHLLADMYDGDFEGTVRRMLDRIEGSYSLVIMCADDPSRIICTKQDNPLVIGLGKGENFIASDIPAIINHTRDTYILNDGEVAIVTKDSVSVSDRAGNPINKKVFHVTWNAEAAEKGGFEHFMLKEIYEQPKAIRDTLTGRISKDNKEVIYEELGWEPADVASIDRILITACGTAYHAGLVAKYYIEQLARIPVEVDIASEYRYRNPLTDKNTLAIVISQSGETSDTLAALKEAKRLGARSLAVTNVVGSSISREADQVIYTWAGPEIAVASTKAYTTQLVALLLLAVYLGQLNGKLDASLREQILTDLHELPNLCNEIFESVDDIKAFARNYGFREDAFFLGRSIDYAVAMEGSLKLKEISYIHAEAYAGGELKHGTLALIEEGVPVIALATQDDVREKMMSNVKEVKARDAVVIGLGLAGDTELEKYVDHTIFVPRADKYAAPILAVVPLQLLAYYAAITRGADVDKPRNLAKSVTVE, from the coding sequence ATGTGTGGTATTGTAGGATATATTGGATTTGAGGACGCGTCCACGTTTATGTTAGACGGTTTGTCTAAGCTTGAATATCGTGGTTACGATTCTGCTGGGATTGCTGTATTAGGCCCAGATAATGTAATTAAAGTACAGAAAAAAGTAGGTCGTTTGGCTAATTTGGAAGGTGTTGTTAAAGCAGATCCAAACCCTGGTTTTATGGGGATTGGTCATACGCGTTGGGCAACGCATGGCCGTCCATCGGACATGAATGCCCACCCTCATACAGATGCTAAGGGATTATTTGCTGTTGTACATAATGGCATTGTAGAAAATTACTTGCCTATTAAAGAAGAACTACTTAAAAAAGGCTATGAATTTAAGTCAGAAACAGATACAGAAGTAGTGGCTCATCTATTAGCTGATATGTACGATGGTGACTTTGAAGGTACGGTTCGTCGTATGTTAGATCGTATTGAAGGGTCTTACTCTTTAGTTATTATGTGTGCAGATGATCCTAGCCGTATTATTTGTACAAAACAGGATAATCCATTAGTTATTGGTCTTGGTAAAGGGGAAAACTTTATTGCCTCTGATATTCCAGCCATTATTAATCATACGCGTGATACATACATCTTAAATGATGGCGAAGTGGCGATTGTGACTAAAGATTCGGTTAGCGTCAGTGATCGCGCTGGTAATCCAATTAATAAAAAAGTATTCCATGTGACCTGGAATGCGGAAGCTGCAGAGAAAGGTGGTTTTGAGCATTTCATGTTAAAAGAAATCTACGAACAGCCTAAAGCGATTCGTGATACTTTAACCGGCCGCATTTCTAAAGATAATAAAGAAGTTATCTATGAAGAACTTGGTTGGGAACCAGCGGATGTAGCGTCTATTGATCGCATTTTGATTACCGCTTGTGGTACTGCTTATCATGCCGGTTTAGTGGCTAAATACTATATTGAACAATTAGCGCGTATTCCGGTAGAAGTTGATATTGCCTCTGAATATCGCTATCGTAATCCATTAACTGATAAAAATACATTGGCTATCGTAATTAGCCAATCGGGTGAAACAAGTGATACATTGGCTGCTTTAAAAGAAGCTAAACGCTTAGGTGCTCGTTCATTGGCCGTAACGAATGTAGTAGGATCTTCTATTTCTCGTGAAGCGGATCAAGTGATTTATACTTGGGCTGGCCCTGAAATTGCAGTAGCTTCTACTAAAGCGTATACAACTCAATTAGTAGCCTTGTTATTATTGGCCGTATATCTTGGCCAATTAAATGGTAAGTTAGATGCTTCCTTGCGGGAACAAATTTTAACGGATTTACATGAATTGCCTAATTTATGCAATGAAATTTTTGAATCCGTAGATGATATTAAAGCGTTTGCACGTAATTATGGCTTCCGCGAAGATGCATTCTTCTTAGGTCGCTCCATCGATTATGCAGTAGCTATGGAAGGATCTTTAAAATTAAAAGAAATTTCCTATATCCATGCAGAAGCTTATGCTGGTGGGGAATTAAAACATGGTACTTTGGCTTTGATTGAAGAAGGCGTACCAGTGATTGCTCTTGCGACACAAGATGATGTACGCGAAAAAATGATGAGCAACGTCAAAGAAGTTAAAGCTCGTGATGCTGTTGTTATTGGCCTTGGTTTAGCAGGTGATACAGAGCTTGAAAAGTATGTGGATCATACGATTTTTGTGCCTCGTGCTGATAAATATGCGGCTCCAATTTTAGCAGTTGTACCTTTACAATTATTGGCGTATTATGCAGCGATTACTCGTGGCGCTGATGTAGATAAACCAAGAAACTTGGCTAAATCTGTGACCGTAGAATAA
- the glmM gene encoding phosphoglucosamine mutase, producing MSRLFGTDGVRGVVNAFLTPELAYHLGRAAAAYFGRQKKRPVFLIGRDTRISGAMLENALAAGICSVGGDVVVAGVVPTPAVAYLVRKHGWDAGVVISASHNKFPDNGIKFFDGQGFKLPDAVEDELEILCQKSSENDLERPTGADIGRILHSRELAHEYAAFVESTVDVSLEGLTVVYDGANGAASAVGPEVFEKLGAKVIAINVDPDGVNINENAGSTHMEGLQAAVLKYGADVGIANDGDADRCLLVDEKGQTLDGDQIMLLCAKQLKEQGRLKDDMIVGTVMSNIGFHKAAHELGMKTYSTAVGDRYVLEKMREAGYSIGGEQSGHVIFLDYNSTGDGLLTAVQMLALIKKSGQPLSELAKVMVKYPQLLVNVHVVTKTGWDENPLIKAEISEAARELGENGRVLVRPSGTEALIRVMAEGPDQEQLERLCNTIAETIGREQGLVEE from the coding sequence ATGTCTAGATTGTTCGGTACTGATGGTGTACGTGGGGTAGTTAATGCCTTTTTAACACCGGAGTTAGCCTATCACTTAGGTCGTGCGGCGGCTGCTTATTTCGGTCGTCAAAAGAAACGCCCTGTATTTTTAATTGGTCGTGACACTCGTATTTCTGGTGCCATGTTAGAAAATGCATTGGCTGCAGGTATTTGTTCTGTTGGCGGTGATGTAGTGGTAGCTGGTGTGGTACCAACGCCAGCAGTGGCTTATTTAGTGCGTAAACATGGTTGGGATGCGGGTGTTGTGATTTCAGCTTCGCACAATAAATTCCCTGACAATGGAATTAAATTCTTTGATGGACAAGGGTTTAAACTCCCTGATGCAGTGGAAGATGAATTGGAAATATTATGTCAAAAGAGTAGTGAAAATGATTTAGAACGCCCCACAGGTGCTGATATTGGGCGCATTTTGCATAGTCGTGAATTAGCTCATGAATATGCGGCTTTTGTAGAGAGCACAGTTGATGTATCCTTAGAAGGATTGACCGTTGTATATGATGGTGCTAATGGAGCTGCTTCAGCAGTAGGTCCTGAAGTATTTGAAAAATTAGGGGCTAAGGTTATTGCTATTAATGTAGATCCTGATGGTGTTAATATTAATGAAAATGCTGGCTCTACTCATATGGAAGGGTTACAAGCTGCCGTTCTTAAGTATGGGGCTGATGTAGGTATTGCCAATGATGGGGATGCCGATCGTTGTCTATTAGTCGATGAAAAAGGACAAACCTTAGATGGCGACCAAATTATGTTGCTTTGTGCTAAACAGTTGAAAGAGCAAGGCCGTTTAAAAGATGATATGATTGTAGGCACCGTTATGAGTAATATAGGTTTTCATAAAGCGGCGCACGAATTAGGTATGAAAACGTATTCTACCGCTGTAGGTGATCGTTATGTATTGGAAAAAATGCGAGAAGCCGGCTATTCTATTGGTGGTGAACAGTCCGGTCATGTCATTTTCTTAGATTATAATAGTACGGGCGATGGTTTATTGACAGCGGTGCAAATGTTGGCGCTTATAAAAAAATCTGGCCAGCCATTGTCTGAATTAGCTAAAGTTATGGTTAAATACCCACAATTATTAGTAAATGTTCATGTAGTCACTAAAACTGGTTGGGATGAAAATCCACTTATTAAAGCAGAAATTTCAGAAGCGGCTCGTGAACTTGGTGAAAATGGCCGGGTATTAGTTCGTCCGTCTGGTACCGAAGCATTAATTCGCGTTATGGCAGAAGGACCCGATCAAGAACAATTGGAACGACTTTGTAATACTATTGCTGAGACCATTGGTCGTGAACAAGGTTTGGTTGAAGAGTAA
- a CDS encoding NAD(P)/FAD-dependent oxidoreductase: protein MLRIINFRVDVKTKDPLEALLVHKFPVLKGQIEQIHVVRRAVDARKKPHITFVYTLFVAVRDEGHIMKRLGRDKNVSTMEPIEPETIVHGEQRLVHRPVVVGFGPAGMLAAFYLAREGYRPIVLERGQDVDQRAKDVEEFWSTGHFKPESNVQFGEGGAGTFSDGKLTTRVTHPRLHEIAKYFVQFGAPEEILYKHKPHVGTDVLRGMVKAMREQIIAWGGDVRFGAKVTNLILEKSQVTGVVVNDTETISTNLVFAGIGHSARDTYEMMYHAGIPMESKPFAVGVRIEHPQAMIDISQYGIEPAELGLGAAEYSVVYHDKETGRTAYSFCMCPGGEVVASASETGHVVTNGMSLYARASGVANSALVVTVGPDDFGTHPLGGVAFQREWEAKAYELGGRDYKAPLQTVGDFLAHQVGTVPVGQPEAPHSYRPGVVAADLHECLPTYVTDVMERALPYFGRRIKGFDEPQICMTGVETRTSSPLRILRDDDRESPTIKGLYPMGEGAGYAGGIMSAALDGAETAIRVMVAYKPLTAQEGEA from the coding sequence ATGCTAAGAATAATTAATTTTCGAGTGGATGTAAAAACTAAGGATCCATTAGAAGCCTTACTTGTTCATAAATTTCCTGTTTTGAAAGGCCAGATAGAGCAAATTCACGTAGTTCGCAGAGCTGTGGATGCGCGTAAGAAACCACACATTACTTTTGTATATACCTTATTTGTGGCAGTTCGTGATGAAGGCCACATCATGAAGCGCTTAGGCCGTGATAAAAATGTGAGCACCATGGAGCCTATTGAACCAGAAACTATTGTGCATGGTGAGCAGCGGTTAGTGCATCGGCCGGTGGTCGTTGGTTTCGGACCGGCCGGTATGTTGGCGGCCTTTTACTTGGCCCGAGAGGGATATCGCCCAATTGTACTGGAACGAGGGCAAGATGTGGATCAACGAGCCAAAGATGTGGAAGAATTTTGGTCAACTGGTCATTTTAAGCCCGAATCGAATGTACAATTTGGCGAAGGTGGCGCAGGAACCTTTTCTGATGGGAAATTAACAACACGAGTTACCCATCCACGACTCCACGAGATTGCTAAGTATTTTGTTCAGTTTGGGGCGCCGGAAGAAATTTTGTATAAACATAAGCCCCATGTGGGTACGGATGTGCTCCGTGGTATGGTAAAAGCCATGCGTGAGCAGATTATTGCTTGGGGCGGTGACGTTCGTTTTGGTGCTAAAGTCACTAATTTAATACTTGAAAAAAGTCAGGTGACAGGCGTAGTTGTTAATGATACTGAAACGATTTCAACTAATTTAGTGTTTGCTGGTATTGGTCATAGTGCGCGCGATACCTATGAAATGATGTATCATGCGGGCATTCCCATGGAGAGTAAACCATTTGCCGTTGGCGTGCGTATCGAGCATCCACAAGCGATGATTGATATTTCTCAATATGGGATTGAGCCGGCTGAACTAGGTCTTGGGGCAGCCGAATATTCGGTAGTATACCATGATAAAGAGACAGGACGCACGGCGTACAGTTTCTGTATGTGTCCTGGTGGCGAAGTGGTAGCGTCGGCTTCTGAAACAGGTCATGTAGTAACAAATGGTATGAGTTTATATGCGCGTGCTAGTGGCGTTGCGAATAGTGCGTTAGTTGTTACTGTTGGGCCAGATGATTTTGGCACACATCCATTGGGGGGCGTAGCTTTTCAACGGGAGTGGGAAGCGAAAGCCTATGAATTGGGCGGCCGTGATTATAAGGCTCCATTACAAACGGTGGGCGACTTCTTAGCACATCAGGTAGGAACCGTACCTGTGGGACAGCCTGAAGCTCCTCATTCGTATCGGCCTGGTGTAGTGGCCGCGGATTTACATGAGTGCTTGCCTACGTATGTGACTGATGTTATGGAGCGGGCATTACCGTATTTTGGTCGTCGAATTAAGGGGTTTGATGAGCCACAAATTTGTATGACTGGTGTAGAAACTCGAACGTCCTCACCTTTGCGTATTTTACGGGATGACGATAGAGAGTCACCTACAATTAAAGGATTATATCCTATGGGAGAAGGCGCCGGCTATGCGGGTGGCATCATGAGTGCCGCTTTGGATGGTGCGGAAACAGCCATTCGTGTTATGGTCGCGTATAAGCCGTTAACGGCACAGGAAGGAGAAGCATAA